A genomic stretch from Flavobacterium humidisoli includes:
- a CDS encoding SRPBCC family protein: MTTINLITKISAPKQIVFDHSRNIDIHQQSASKSKEKAIAGVTFGLINLNETVTWRGKHFGFYLTHKSRITIMNLYDYFVDEMEHGKFKSFKHEHFFEEENGITIMKDKMQYETPFSFFGKLFDVLFLKKHLTNFLLDRNKILKEVSEKQF; the protein is encoded by the coding sequence ATGACAACTATAAACTTAATTACCAAAATAAGCGCACCCAAACAAATCGTTTTTGATCACTCAAGAAATATCGATATTCATCAACAATCTGCGAGTAAATCAAAAGAAAAAGCTATTGCTGGCGTAACATTTGGTTTGATTAATTTAAACGAAACGGTAACGTGGCGCGGCAAACATTTCGGATTTTACTTGACTCATAAAAGCAGAATTACCATAATGAATTTGTATGATTATTTTGTGGATGAAATGGAACACGGTAAATTCAAATCGTTCAAACATGAACATTTTTTTGAAGAAGAAAATGGAATTACAATCATGAAAGATAAAATGCAATATGAAACTCCGTTTAGTTTTTTTGGGAAATTATTTGATGTTTTATTTTTGAAAAAGCACCTAACGAATTTTCTTTTAGACAGAAATAAAATCCTTAAAGAAGTCTCTGAAAAACAGTTTTAA
- a CDS encoding GbsR/MarR family transcriptional regulator, giving the protein MEFKEAKNKFVQTWGALGSQWGINKTMAQIHALLMVSNEPVSMEDIMEELQISRGNASMNLRGLMDWGIVYKEYKAGERKEFFTAEKDLDELAVKISRERSKREIKPTLKILKEVSTIEAKDSAEEKHFVDQTTKLYDFVLKADNMLDKMTEFNDNWLGKLVIKMMK; this is encoded by the coding sequence ATGGAATTCAAAGAAGCAAAAAATAAGTTTGTACAAACCTGGGGAGCATTAGGTTCTCAATGGGGCATTAATAAAACGATGGCACAGATCCACGCTTTATTAATGGTTTCGAACGAACCTGTTTCTATGGAAGATATTATGGAAGAATTGCAGATTTCCCGAGGAAATGCCAGTATGAACTTAAGAGGTTTAATGGATTGGGGAATTGTTTATAAAGAATATAAAGCTGGAGAAAGAAAAGAATTCTTCACGGCAGAAAAAGATTTAGACGAATTAGCAGTTAAAATCTCGAGAGAAAGAAGCAAAAGAGAAATCAAACCAACGCTAAAAATCTTAAAAGAAGTTTCGACTATCGAAGCGAAAGATTCGGCAGAAGAAAAACACTTTGTAGATCAGACTACCAAATTGTATGATTTCGTTTTAAAAGCAGACAATATGTTGGACAAAATGACTGAATTTAATGATAACTGGCTAGGAAAACTGGTTATAAAAATGATGAAATAA
- a CDS encoding TIGR01777 family oxidoreductase, with the protein MKKLIIAAGTGFLGQVLVNHFKNKFEEIVILTRGKSKIIDGIKYVNWNARTFSGWEKELENATVLINLAGKSVDCRYTKENKKEILLSRIESTKILNKAVLNCQNPPKHWLNSSTSTIYRFSLDKQMDEVDGEIGNDFSINVALSWEKAFFKTETPNTLKTALRTSIVLGKNGGAFIPLKTLAKIGFGGKQGSGNQFISWIHEEDFANAIDFIIEKELGGIINIVSPEPIRNADFMQKLRKSVGFPFGIPMSKFFLEIGSFFIRTETELVLKSRNVIPKRLWENGFQFQFGDIDEAFKDLI; encoded by the coding sequence ATGAAAAAACTCATAATCGCAGCAGGAACTGGATTTTTAGGACAAGTTTTAGTCAATCATTTCAAAAATAAATTTGAAGAAATTGTAATTCTGACTCGTGGAAAATCGAAAATCATAGACGGAATTAAATATGTAAACTGGAATGCCAGAACTTTTTCTGGCTGGGAAAAGGAATTGGAGAATGCAACGGTTTTAATAAATCTTGCAGGAAAATCTGTGGATTGCCGTTATACCAAAGAAAACAAAAAAGAAATTCTTTTATCCCGAATTGAAAGCACAAAGATTTTAAATAAAGCTGTTTTAAATTGTCAAAATCCACCGAAACATTGGCTTAATTCATCAACCTCAACTATTTATCGTTTTTCTTTAGACAAACAAATGGATGAAGTTGATGGCGAAATCGGAAATGACTTTTCTATAAATGTGGCGTTGTCTTGGGAAAAAGCATTCTTTAAAACCGAAACTCCAAACACTTTAAAAACCGCTTTGCGAACTTCAATTGTTTTAGGGAAAAATGGCGGTGCTTTTATTCCGTTAAAAACTTTGGCTAAAATTGGTTTTGGCGGAAAACAAGGAAGCGGCAATCAGTTTATAAGCTGGATTCATGAAGAAGATTTTGCAAATGCAATTGATTTTATTATTGAAAAAGAACTTGGTGGCATTATCAATATTGTCTCACCAGAACCAATCAGAAATGCTGATTTTATGCAGAAACTTAGAAAATCAGTTGGTTTTCCTTTCGGAATTCCGATGAGTAAATTTTTTCTTGAAATCGGATCTTTCTTTATTAGAACAGAAACCGAATTGGTTTTGAAAAGCAGAAATGTGATTCCAAAACGACTTTGGGAAAATGGGTTTCAGTTTCAATTTGGAGATATTGATGAAGCTTTTAAAGATTTAATTTAG
- the gcvP gene encoding aminomethyl-transferring glycine dehydrogenase, with the protein MKTDAFALRHIGPRETDLQHMLKTIGVDSIEQLVYETLPDDIRLKAPLNLDPAMTEYEFANHIQELGKKNKVFKSYIGLGYHPTIVPAPIQRNIFENPGWYTAYTPYQAEIAQGRLEAILNFQTTVIELTGMEIANASLLDEGTAAAEAMALLFDVRTRDQKKNNTNKFFVSEEILPQTLSVLQTRSTPIGIQLVVGNHENFDFSTEFFGAILQYPGKYGQVNDYSAFVAKAKENEIKVAFAADILSLATLTSPGEMGAAVVVGTTQRFGVPMGYGGPHAAYFATKEEYKRSMPGRIIGVSIDVNGNRALRMALGTREQHIKREKATSNICTAQVLLAVMAGMYAVYHGPEGLKYIANKVHASAVTTAEALNKIGVSQINSAYFDTILVKADAQKVKAVAEKNEVNFFYVDADTISISLNETTSVSDINQIVAIFAEALGKETVSVSELTETSQLPASLERTSSFLTHDVFNNHHSESQLMRYIKKLERKDLSLNHSMISLGSCTMKLNAASEMLPLSMPNWNSIHPFAPVEQAEGYITMLKKLEQQLNVITGFAGTTLQPNSGAQGEYAGLMAIRAYHMSRNEGHRNVCLIPSSAHGTNPASAAMAGMKIIVTKTTPEGNIDVEDLREKAIEHKDDLSCLMVTYPSTHGVFESSIIEITKLIHDNGGLVYMDGANMNAQVGLTNPATIGADVCHLNLHKTFAIPHGGGGPGVGPICVNEKLVPFLPTNPILKVGGEQAITAISSAPYGSALVCLISYGYITMMGADGLKSATEHAILNANYMKSRFEGHYPILYTGECGRAAHEMILDCRAFKENGIEVGDIAKRLMDYGFHAPTVSFPVAGTLMIEPTESEDLAELDRFCDALISIRKEIEAATADDKNNVLKNAPHTLAMLTTDNWDFPYTREKAAYPLEYIADNKFWPSVRRVDDAYGDRNLVCSCAPIEAYMES; encoded by the coding sequence ATGAAAACAGATGCTTTTGCTTTAAGACACATTGGTCCAAGAGAAACTGATCTTCAGCACATGCTGAAAACTATTGGAGTTGACTCGATTGAGCAACTTGTTTATGAAACCCTTCCGGACGATATTCGTTTAAAAGCACCTTTGAACTTAGATCCTGCGATGACAGAATATGAATTCGCAAATCACATTCAAGAATTAGGGAAGAAAAATAAAGTATTCAAATCATATATTGGTTTGGGTTATCATCCAACTATCGTTCCTGCGCCAATTCAGAGAAATATCTTCGAAAATCCAGGATGGTATACTGCTTATACTCCTTACCAAGCAGAAATTGCTCAAGGTCGTTTGGAAGCAATTTTAAATTTCCAGACTACTGTTATCGAATTGACAGGAATGGAAATTGCAAACGCTTCTTTACTTGACGAAGGTACAGCTGCTGCTGAAGCGATGGCTTTGTTATTTGATGTTCGTACTCGTGATCAAAAGAAAAACAATACAAACAAATTCTTCGTTTCTGAAGAAATTTTACCACAAACTTTATCTGTACTTCAAACACGTTCAACCCCAATTGGAATTCAATTAGTTGTTGGAAACCACGAAAATTTTGATTTTTCAACTGAGTTTTTTGGAGCTATTTTACAATATCCAGGAAAATACGGTCAGGTAAACGATTATAGTGCTTTTGTGGCTAAAGCAAAAGAAAACGAAATCAAAGTAGCCTTTGCAGCCGATATTTTATCATTAGCAACTTTAACTTCTCCAGGAGAAATGGGAGCTGCAGTAGTAGTTGGAACTACACAACGTTTTGGTGTACCAATGGGTTATGGTGGTCCTCACGCTGCTTACTTTGCAACTAAAGAAGAATACAAAAGATCTATGCCAGGTCGTATCATTGGAGTTTCTATTGACGTAAATGGAAACCGTGCTTTACGTATGGCTTTAGGGACTCGTGAACAACACATTAAACGTGAAAAAGCAACTTCAAACATTTGTACTGCTCAGGTTTTACTAGCAGTTATGGCTGGAATGTACGCAGTTTACCACGGTCCAGAAGGATTAAAATACATTGCAAATAAAGTTCATGCATCAGCGGTTACTACTGCTGAGGCTTTAAATAAAATTGGAGTTTCTCAAATTAACTCAGCTTACTTTGATACTATTTTAGTAAAAGCAGACGCTCAAAAAGTAAAAGCTGTCGCAGAGAAAAACGAAGTAAACTTCTTCTATGTTGATGCTGATACGATTTCTATTTCGTTAAACGAAACGACTTCAGTTTCTGACATCAACCAAATCGTTGCAATTTTTGCTGAAGCTTTAGGAAAAGAAACTGTTTCTGTTTCTGAATTAACTGAAACTAGCCAATTACCGGCTTCATTAGAAAGAACGTCTTCTTTCTTAACGCATGATGTATTCAACAATCATCATTCAGAAAGTCAGTTGATGCGTTATATCAAAAAATTAGAGCGTAAAGATTTATCATTGAATCATTCAATGATTTCATTAGGTTCTTGTACAATGAAGTTAAACGCGGCTTCTGAAATGTTACCTCTTTCAATGCCAAACTGGAACAGCATTCACCCGTTTGCACCAGTAGAACAAGCTGAAGGTTACATTACAATGCTTAAAAAATTAGAACAGCAATTAAATGTAATTACAGGATTTGCTGGAACTACATTACAACCAAACTCAGGTGCTCAAGGAGAATACGCTGGATTAATGGCAATTCGTGCTTACCACATGTCAAGAAACGAAGGTCACCGTAATGTGTGTTTAATTCCTTCATCGGCTCACGGAACCAATCCTGCTTCTGCAGCGATGGCTGGAATGAAAATTATCGTTACTAAAACTACTCCGGAAGGAAATATTGATGTAGAAGATTTAAGAGAAAAAGCAATTGAGCATAAAGATGATTTATCTTGTTTAATGGTAACTTATCCTTCTACTCACGGAGTTTTCGAATCTTCAATTATTGAAATCACAAAATTAATCCACGATAATGGTGGATTAGTATATATGGATGGCGCAAACATGAACGCGCAAGTTGGATTAACAAATCCTGCTACAATTGGTGCTGACGTTTGTCACTTAAACTTACACAAAACATTTGCTATTCCTCACGGTGGTGGCGGACCTGGAGTTGGACCAATCTGTGTGAACGAGAAATTAGTTCCGTTCTTGCCGACAAACCCAATCTTAAAAGTAGGTGGTGAACAAGCTATTACAGCTATTTCATCTGCGCCTTACGGATCTGCTTTAGTATGTTTAATCTCTTACGGTTACATCACAATGATGGGTGCTGACGGATTAAAAAGTGCTACTGAACACGCAATCTTGAATGCGAACTATATGAAATCTCGTTTCGAAGGTCACTACCCAATTCTTTACACTGGAGAATGCGGAAGAGCGGCTCATGAAATGATTTTAGATTGCCGTGCATTTAAAGAAAACGGAATCGAAGTTGGTGATATTGCCAAACGTTTAATGGATTACGGTTTCCACGCTCCTACAGTTTCTTTCCCAGTAGCGGGAACTTTAATGATTGAACCAACTGAATCTGAAGATTTAGCAGAATTAGATCGTTTTTGTGATGCTCTTATTTCAATCAGAAAAGAGATTGAAGCTGCAACTGCTGATGATAAAAACAATGTATTGAAAAATGCACCTCATACATTGGCAATGTTAACTACAGACAATTGGGATTTCCCTTATACTAGAGAAAAAGCGGCTTACCCATTAGAGTACATCGCCGACAATAAATTCTGGCCATCAGTTCGTCGTGTTGACGATGCTTATGGTGACAGAAATTTAGTTTGTAGCTGTGCTCCTATTGAAGCTTACATGGAAAGCTAA
- a CDS encoding ABC transporter ATP-binding protein has protein sequence MIEVKNIVKSFGDSKVLKGVSTVFETGKTNLIIGQSGSGKTVLLKTLLGIHTPDSGTIEFDGRVYSDLDKDEKRDLRTEIGMVFQGSALFDSMTVEENVAFPLKMFTNNNKAQIKERVDFVLERVNLVEAHKKLPSEISGGMQKRVAIARAIVNNPKYLFCDEPNSGLDPNTSTLIDNLIQEITKEYNITTVINTHDMNSVMEIGENIVFLKKGLKAWQGTKEEIFRTDNKDIVKFVYSSNLFKKVREAYLKG, from the coding sequence ATGATAGAAGTAAAAAATATAGTAAAATCATTTGGAGATAGTAAAGTTTTAAAAGGCGTTTCGACGGTATTTGAAACCGGAAAAACCAACTTGATTATTGGACAAAGTGGATCTGGGAAAACAGTTCTATTAAAAACGTTATTAGGAATTCACACGCCAGACTCAGGAACAATTGAATTTGATGGAAGAGTTTATTCTGATTTAGACAAAGATGAAAAACGTGACTTGAGAACCGAAATCGGAATGGTATTTCAGGGAAGTGCGTTATTTGACTCGATGACTGTTGAAGAAAACGTAGCTTTCCCATTAAAAATGTTCACAAATAACAACAAAGCGCAAATCAAAGAACGCGTTGATTTTGTTTTAGAAAGAGTAAATCTAGTAGAGGCTCATAAAAAACTACCTTCTGAAATTTCTGGAGGTATGCAGAAACGTGTGGCTATTGCTCGTGCGATTGTAAACAATCCAAAATATTTGTTTTGTGACGAACCTAACTCTGGTTTAGATCCAAACACTTCGACCTTGATTGATAACTTAATTCAAGAAATTACAAAAGAATACAACATTACAACCGTAATCAATACTCACGATATGAACTCTGTAATGGAGATTGGTGAGAATATTGTCTTCTTAAAGAAAGGTCTTAAAGCTTGGCAGGGAACTAAAGAGGAAATCTTTAGAACAGACAACAAAGACATTGTGAAATTTGTTTATTCTTCAAACCTTTTCAAAAAAGTAAGAGAAGCCTATTTGAAAGGCTAG
- a CDS encoding 3-oxoacyl-ACP synthase III family protein translates to MKIKIIGIGSYIPNLEVKNTDFDKHVFLNEDGTPFGYPNEVVIKKFKGITGIENRRYAEPQYNSSDLAFFAAEKAIANAGIDAETLDYIIFAHNFGDVKTGTHQTDVLPSLATRVKNKLGIKNPKCVAYDILFGCPGWIEGVLQANAFIKSGMAKRVMVIGAETLSRVVDDHDRDSMIYSDGAGVSILEASNDEAGLLAYESATYANDEANYLFFGKSYNPDLDPDIKYIKMYGRKIYEFALSNVPCAMKSCLDKSGLGIDDVKKILIHQANEKMDEAIIERFYKLYDKTAPKDIMPMSIHDLGNSSVATVPTLFDLILQGKIENHEINKGDVLIFASVGAGMNINAFVYRY, encoded by the coding sequence ATGAAAATAAAAATTATTGGTATTGGGAGTTATATTCCTAATTTAGAAGTAAAAAACACAGATTTTGACAAACATGTTTTTTTAAATGAGGATGGAACTCCTTTCGGTTATCCTAATGAAGTTGTAATTAAAAAATTTAAAGGTATTACGGGAATTGAGAATCGCCGTTATGCTGAACCACAATATAATTCTTCTGATTTAGCTTTCTTTGCAGCTGAAAAAGCAATTGCAAATGCGGGAATCGATGCAGAAACTTTAGACTACATTATTTTCGCACATAATTTCGGTGACGTAAAAACAGGAACGCATCAAACTGATGTTTTGCCAAGTTTAGCAACAAGAGTGAAAAACAAATTAGGAATTAAAAACCCTAAATGTGTGGCTTATGATATTCTTTTTGGATGTCCTGGATGGATTGAAGGCGTTTTACAAGCAAATGCTTTTATCAAATCTGGAATGGCAAAAAGAGTAATGGTAATTGGAGCTGAGACTTTATCAAGAGTTGTAGATGATCACGACCGTGATTCTATGATCTATTCTGATGGAGCTGGAGTTTCAATTTTAGAAGCATCAAATGATGAAGCTGGATTATTAGCTTATGAAAGTGCTACTTATGCCAACGATGAAGCGAATTATCTTTTCTTCGGAAAATCATACAATCCAGATTTAGATCCAGACATTAAATACATCAAAATGTATGGCCGTAAAATTTACGAGTTTGCTTTAAGCAATGTGCCATGCGCCATGAAAAGCTGTTTAGACAAAAGTGGCCTTGGTATTGACGATGTGAAAAAAATCCTGATTCACCAAGCAAACGAAAAAATGGACGAGGCTATTATCGAGCGTTTTTACAAATTATACGATAAAACGGCTCCAAAAGATATTATGCCAATGAGTATTCACGATCTAGGAAATAGCAGCGTTGCAACTGTTCCAACTTTATTCGATTTAATTTTACAAGGAAAAATAGAAAACCACGAAATCAACAAAGGCGACGTTCTAATTTTTGCTTCAGTGGGAGCAGGAATGAATATTAATGCTTTTGTTTACCGATACTAA
- a CDS encoding DUF1090 family protein, translating into MKLKTKVLSIAFFAFSIVGFSQSNCTTLKGCERKLCELNTKLAAAKKAGNQNQIKGVEDAIAQTKKNCTTKTVNKDLDKKVKEKQQKVNERTADLNEAIKDKESKEKIDKKRKKLNEAKADLNKALAEQKTK; encoded by the coding sequence ATGAAATTAAAAACTAAAGTTTTATCGATAGCATTTTTCGCTTTTTCTATTGTTGGATTTTCTCAAAGCAATTGTACAACTTTAAAAGGCTGTGAAAGAAAATTATGCGAATTAAACACAAAATTAGCTGCAGCTAAAAAAGCTGGAAATCAAAATCAGATTAAAGGAGTTGAAGATGCGATTGCGCAAACCAAGAAAAACTGCACCACCAAAACGGTAAATAAGGATCTTGACAAAAAAGTAAAAGAGAAACAGCAAAAAGTAAATGAAAGAACTGCTGATCTGAATGAAGCGATTAAAGACAAAGAAAGCAAAGAGAAAATCGACAAGAAAAGAAAGAAACTAAATGAAGCAAAAGCCGATTTGAATAAAGCTTTAGCTGAGCAGAAAACAAAATAG
- a CDS encoding SprT-like domain-containing protein: protein MSETLAKYIPEHAVKPVFDLIVSNQVHLKIVNERQTRHGDYRRGPSGKHEITVNASLNKYRFLITLIHEIAHLVAFEKFGRNIKPHGNEWKYTFQRLMVPFIRPEIFPGQILPLLARHFKNPSASSDTDTTLSLALKQYDKENDKNYVFEIPYGSVFRIKNGKVFKKIAVRTKRFECLEISSGKTYLFNPNAEVELIN from the coding sequence TTGAGCGAAACTTTAGCTAAATATATTCCTGAACATGCGGTAAAACCTGTTTTCGATTTGATAGTGTCCAATCAGGTTCACTTGAAAATTGTAAATGAGCGTCAGACGCGTCATGGGGATTATAGAAGAGGACCAAGTGGAAAGCATGAAATTACGGTTAATGCAAGTTTGAATAAATATCGTTTTTTAATTACGCTGATTCATGAAATTGCACATTTGGTTGCTTTTGAGAAATTCGGACGAAATATAAAACCGCATGGAAATGAATGGAAATATACTTTTCAGCGTTTAATGGTTCCGTTTATTCGGCCAGAAATATTTCCAGGACAAATATTGCCTCTTTTGGCAAGGCATTTCAAAAATCCTTCAGCGAGTAGTGATACCGATACCACTTTGTCTTTGGCTTTAAAACAATACGATAAGGAAAATGATAAAAATTATGTTTTTGAAATTCCGTACGGAAGTGTTTTTAGAATTAAAAATGGTAAAGTTTTTAAAAAAATAGCCGTTAGAACAAAGCGTTTTGAGTGTTTAGAAATTAGCTCTGGAAAGACTTATCTATTTAACCCAAATGCGGAAGTGGAATTGATAAATTAA
- a CDS encoding glycosyltransferase, giving the protein MKYYIVIPAHNEQDLIGLTLESLVSQTVLPSKVVVVNDNSTDKTEEVVLGFAKDNPYISVVNKTSDAIHMPGSKVIQAFQKGFETLDSNYDIIVKIDGDLIFPPNYFETIIKHFESDERVGMAGGFCYIDKNGEWVLENLTDKDHIRGALKAYRKETYQQIGGLRPAMGWDTVDELLCKYYDWKIVTDQSLHVKHLKPTGANYNKTARYKQGEAFYTLGYGFWITAIASAKLAMMKKKPFLFLDYIRGFWKAKKANTPLLVTPEQAKFIRKYRFAKMKQKLF; this is encoded by the coding sequence ATGAAATATTACATCGTCATTCCCGCACACAACGAACAAGATTTAATAGGCTTGACTTTAGAATCTTTGGTTTCTCAAACTGTTTTGCCTTCAAAAGTTGTGGTTGTAAATGACAATTCTACAGATAAAACTGAGGAAGTCGTTTTAGGTTTTGCTAAAGATAATCCGTATATTTCTGTTGTAAATAAAACTTCAGATGCTATACATATGCCAGGAAGTAAAGTGATTCAGGCTTTTCAGAAAGGTTTTGAAACTTTAGATTCGAATTACGATATCATTGTAAAAATAGACGGCGATTTAATTTTTCCTCCCAACTATTTTGAGACCATTATCAAACATTTCGAATCAGATGAAAGAGTTGGAATGGCTGGAGGATTCTGTTATATTGATAAAAATGGCGAATGGGTTTTAGAAAATCTTACCGATAAAGATCATATTCGCGGAGCTTTAAAAGCGTATAGGAAAGAAACCTATCAACAAATTGGTGGCTTGCGTCCAGCAATGGGTTGGGACACTGTTGATGAATTGCTTTGTAAATATTACGATTGGAAAATTGTGACCGACCAATCTTTACATGTAAAACATTTAAAACCAACGGGAGCAAATTACAACAAAACAGCTCGTTACAAACAAGGCGAAGCTTTTTACACTTTAGGTTATGGCTTTTGGATCACCGCAATTGCTTCGGCAAAATTGGCGATGATGAAGAAAAAACCATTTCTGTTTTTAGATTATATAAGAGGTTTTTGGAAAGCCAAAAAAGCCAATACTCCTTTATTAGTTACCCCCGAACAGGCTAAATTTATCAGAAAATATCGTTTTGCAAAAATGAAACAAAAGCTTTTTTAA
- a CDS encoding MlaE family ABC transporter permease, with product MMLIRYLSQVGKYFLMLKEIFNKQTKWPVMKNLILKEIDDLIIDSLGIVCFISFFIGGVVAIQTALNLTNPLIPKYLIGFATRQSVVLEFAPTFISVIMAGKMGSYITSSIGTMRVTEQIDALEVMGVNSVNYLVFPKIVALLMYPFVIGISMFLGIFGGWLACAYGGFSTGADFIMGAQKDFIPFHITYAFIKTLIFAMLLATIPSFHGYYMKGGALEVGKASTTAFIWTSVTIILLNYILTQLLLG from the coding sequence ATGATGCTAATCCGTTATTTATCCCAAGTAGGGAAATATTTTTTAATGCTGAAAGAAATTTTCAACAAACAGACTAAATGGCCTGTTATGAAAAATCTAATCCTAAAAGAAATTGATGATCTTATTATTGACTCACTAGGAATTGTTTGCTTTATCTCTTTTTTCATCGGAGGAGTTGTTGCCATTCAAACAGCATTAAACTTAACTAATCCTTTAATCCCAAAATATTTAATTGGTTTTGCTACACGTCAATCTGTAGTCTTGGAGTTTGCCCCTACTTTTATTTCGGTAATTATGGCTGGAAAAATGGGGTCTTACATTACTTCAAGTATAGGAACAATGCGAGTTACAGAACAGATTGATGCGTTAGAAGTTATGGGAGTCAACTCAGTAAACTATCTTGTTTTTCCAAAAATAGTCGCTTTATTAATGTATCCTTTTGTAATCGGGATTAGTATGTTTTTAGGAATTTTTGGAGGATGGCTTGCTTGTGCTTACGGAGGATTTTCAACTGGTGCAGATTTTATTATGGGAGCGCAGAAAGATTTCATACCATTTCATATTACTTATGCATTTATCAAAACTTTAATATTTGCCATGTTATTGGCAACAATCCCATCTTTTCATGGCTATTATATGAAAGGTGGCGCATTAGAAGTTGGTAAAGCAAGTACAACAGCATTTATATGGACATCTGTCACTATAATCCTTTTAAATTATATATTAACTCAATTATTATTAGGATAA
- a CDS encoding methyltransferase encodes MYEKTFPNKRFKLTLEFLKKHVSTSETIFDFGVSNPFSKIMEENGYTVKNTKGEDLDNDHTALQTEEYTVFTAFEIFEHLLNPYTVLQNVKCDKLLISIPLRLWFSPAYRSKTDMWDRHYHEFEDWQLDWLLEKTGWKITDRLQFTHPVKKFGLRPLLRYFTPRYYIVVAEKVKN; translated from the coding sequence ATGTACGAAAAAACGTTTCCGAATAAAAGATTCAAACTTACCTTAGAGTTTTTAAAAAAGCACGTTAGCACATCTGAAACTATTTTTGATTTTGGTGTATCCAATCCGTTTTCTAAAATAATGGAAGAAAATGGTTATACCGTAAAAAACACAAAAGGCGAAGATTTAGACAACGATCATACGGCGCTACAAACGGAAGAATATACTGTTTTTACTGCATTTGAAATTTTCGAACATTTACTAAATCCCTACACCGTTTTACAAAATGTAAAATGTGACAAACTATTAATTTCAATCCCGTTACGTTTATGGTTTTCGCCAGCATATCGTTCTAAAACCGATATGTGGGACAGACATTACCATGAATTTGAAGATTGGCAATTGGATTGGCTTTTAGAAAAAACGGGCTGGAAAATAACCGATCGATTACAATTTACACATCCAGTAAAAAAGTTTGGATTAAGACCCTTATTAAGATATTTCACTCCAAGATATTATATTGTTGTGGCTGAAAAAGTTAAGAACTAA
- a CDS encoding YqjF family protein, with product MNFLKAEWKNLALFNYEIDAEILEKYLPAGTQIDIWNNKCYVSLVGFMFKNTKALGLKVPFHTDFEEVNLRFYVKRFENGEWKRGVVFIKEIVPKKAITFIANTLYQEHYETQKMRHEIVENKNTNTFIYQWKNDKEWNTIEIETKKELSKIEIDSEADFITEHYFGYTKIDEETTFEYEVTHQRWEQFEVLNHRIDIDFEKNYGTDFGFLQTQKPTSTFLAKGSKITVKNKRKIKLIPVEEKFYA from the coding sequence ATGAACTTCTTAAAAGCAGAATGGAAAAACTTAGCACTTTTCAATTATGAAATTGATGCTGAAATTTTAGAAAAATATCTTCCCGCAGGAACTCAAATTGACATTTGGAATAACAAATGCTACGTAAGCTTGGTTGGTTTTATGTTTAAAAACACCAAAGCCTTAGGATTAAAAGTTCCGTTTCATACCGATTTTGAAGAAGTGAATCTGAGATTTTATGTCAAACGCTTTGAAAATGGCGAATGGAAACGCGGAGTAGTTTTCATTAAAGAAATTGTCCCTAAAAAAGCGATTACATTTATTGCGAATACTTTGTATCAGGAACATTATGAAACTCAGAAAATGAGACATGAAATCGTAGAAAATAAAAACACAAATACTTTTATTTATCAATGGAAAAATGATAAAGAATGGAATACAATTGAAATTGAAACCAAAAAAGAGTTAAGCAAAATCGAAATTGATTCTGAAGCAGATTTTATTACAGAACATTATTTCGGATACACCAAAATCGATGAAGAAACCACTTTTGAATATGAAGTGACACATCAAAGATGGGAACAATTTGAAGTTTTAAATCACCGAATTGATATTGATTTCGAAAAAAATTATGGAACTGATTTTGGATTTCTTCAAACTCAAAAACCAACTTCTACTTTCTTGGCTAAAGGTTCAAAAATTACGGTTAAAAACAAGCGCAAAATTAAATTGATTCCTGTTGAAGAAAAATTTTACGCATAA